A stretch of DNA from Dioscorea cayenensis subsp. rotundata cultivar TDr96_F1 chromosome 4, TDr96_F1_v2_PseudoChromosome.rev07_lg8_w22 25.fasta, whole genome shotgun sequence:
gacagcccagtaagcacccactaaaaatatagggatcaattatcaaaaatcataatttaatgatttgcaaaaaccaaccataagtttaattcacataacatagatgtcaaaaaaattaagcatataggtcccccaaacaactattgcccaaaaacaaatcacaaaaattcatatatttactctcgtgacccgagacaaaacaaaaagtcatatttttttaccctcggtgacccgagccaaaattaaCAAAGGCCGATATTCGCGACCGACGCTCAGCgagggaaactatagtttctagaacaaaaatacgtgtcgacacccGGCCGATGTTTAACCCCCCAAAGTGATGAGGGTTATTGcaaaagttagttggggactaatttctatatcaaagtaccttgttcacaaaaacgatgaactaacaaaaattcaagACAAGCAAAGTACAAGAATACAGAGAATATAATCccatttttgtcatatcaaaaatacaccgcttaatggaatacaaatatgaacaaataataaaaaaataataatattctttaataaaaaaatttaaataataccttaaattcaaaaataaataaataaatacataatccgaactttaaacacatgaattcgtaaatttaaataattatccgAAATTCGAAATTTTTGAACAGTCataaatcatatgaaatttcaaaagtaaaaagaatcgagggatttaaaaagaattatttgaaaattcgaAATTTAACTAAATCAACACGTGGGAATTCTAAAGaatctcattaatttgaatattaaataatttaaaataattccaaaattagtattaattatataaatataatttgaataatatacgtaaatctaattatccaaaaataaataaataaaaaaatacatatttttcacaaatttaacaagtttcaaaaagtctatatacataagtataatttatatgtgggatactttaCCTAAATGTCTCACAACTCCAAGACTCCAAATCAGATTATCCAAAAATCAAGCACTCGAAGGATGCCCTAACAAACATAAATCATGtgcataaatgaatgaataaacacAAAGGTTGGTGAACACATATCAAATTCCTACGGGTAGTCTATAGAGTGGAAACCAAGGATGAGAATAAGTAGATCTCacaaccacaataaaaattcaagcacCTACCTTGGATCTTTCGTCACAAAAATTCAACGAGAACAAAATATCAAGAGCTCGCCGAGGTCACCACACGACACAAGAAGAGATAGGGTTTCCTCCGGTTTTCTactctccttttaatttttaaaccaaaacaaatatcgCGTGAGGATCCTCGCTCGGGTGTTACGGAACAATAAATCAGATCGGGGAGGCTGGGATAAGATAAGGGtctccttttaaaatataaataagtagataaacttatttaaaaataatttaaaattaattaagaggatGGGTCCACAGGAATTCTAAAAGGTGAATCAATCCCTAGGGGGTTGGGCTTCATTGTGGTGAATCATAACTCATTCGTTCTTCTAGCAGGAAGCTATCCAGCTCCGGGCAACTCTGATCTAATTGTGGAAGCCAAAGATCTCAATATTGTCAACAATCAGGGATCTACTTTTTTCCATGAACAAGGATCTTTGTGATGTAGTCCACATTAATAGTGGAGTGCATTAGTGGcataatgatgcttgggtcatAGCATTAATGATACTCTGGTACAAGGCGGTGATCCAAAGATGCATTTCATCCCCCGCAGCTGGGCAGTAGTAGCTACCAAATCAGCCATGCTAGGATCAAGCTTACACAATCTCACCTTATAAAACCAGGGCATGGCTCTCCTACCTTGgatcatgaaattatttttagctAATGGATTCacttgttttctcttttgtcCCTTTCTCTAGTTTTattccctattttttttatatatatatattttacataaaattagtaaatcatgcaaaatatatatataaaaaaaattaaataaatcacatatattaAGAATAAAAGAGGgtcaacaaaaacaaagcacGCAAAATATCAAcactgatttaaaaaaaaaaaatatcggtttattaagaaaaaaagaaatttagaaAATGGTTAGCAGGCATTTCGTGGCCATATGCGGAGATTCATCCGACCGAAACTGCTGCGGCACCACAGGCCGCGACAGTGTTCCAGCAGCCCACCAGATGCTCTCGTCCCTCATTCCCCGGCTCCTTCCTCCCTCCGTACCCTCGTCCGCTCCACGAACCCTGCGTTCAGTGGCCATCATTGGCGCTGGTGCCGCTGGCCTGGCCGCCGCCCGTGAACTCCGACGAGAGGGACATGGTGTCGTCGTCTTCGAGCGCGGTGCTGAGGTCGGGGGCACCTGGATCTACAACCCCACAGTCGAGTCCGATCCTGTCGGCCTCGATCCTGAGCGTCATGTAATCCACTCGAGCCTCTATGCGTCACTGCGCACCAACCTCCCAAGAGAGGTTATGGGTTTCCTAGATTATCCCTTCGTTGTCCGGAAGAACAGCGAGGATTTTAGGAGATTTCCCGGGCACCGTGAGGTGTTACGTTACCTGAAGGATTTCGCGAGGGATTTCGATTTGTGTGGAATGATTCGGTTAGAGACGGAGGTGGTGCGATTAGCGATCGAGGGCGATGGGAGGTGGTCTGTCAGATCGAGAAAAGTGGGGAAGGATTTGGATGGAGGAGATCATTACGAGGAGGAGATCTATGACGGGGTCGTCGTTTGCAACGGTCACTACACGGAGCCCCGGATTGCTCACATCCCTGGTATTACGCTCTTCTTCATtatcctttcttcttttctgcatataatcataatcataatcataatcatcatAGGCATAGACAACCACATCACCGTTAGATTTCTCTCGATTAATCAAATTTATTGGTATGATATTATTCTCTCAGGCATTGATGCATGGCCCGGCCAACAAATACACAGCCATAATTATCGTGTCCCTTGCCCCTTCTATGATCAAGTATGCGTCcaattggcttctttctcttctctactGAATTATATATGTGTTACAGTCTTATGATTCATATGATCATCATGTATTGGTCTGATTAATCAAATTCAGTTGTCTTACTGTCTCATGCTATTGTTACACCTCAAATTTCTCTGCAGGTGGTTGTTCTGATTGGGAGTGCGGCCAGTGCCCATGACATCTCAAGGGACATAGCTGGAGTTGCAAAAGAAGTTCATGTTGCTGCTAGGTCAGCTCCTGCAGGAACGCTCGTGAAGCAACCCGGCTATGACAATATGTGGCTACATTCTATGGTAAAAGCCCTCTCCCCTGGTGAGTGAGAATCAGTCCGAGTCTCCACTGAAGGGAGATTTCCATTTACAGGATTTGACTGGAGGAATGTTCTTGTTGTTGCTCTTGTGCAGATTGAAAGCGCACATGAAGATGGTACTTTGGTTTTCCAAGATGGAAGCTCAGCCCATGCTGATGTCATTATGCATTGTACTGGGTATGCATATTTAATTAGGCCTTAATATTATCTATGATTGATTGGGCTCTGCTTTGCATGAGTTGTTTTCGGTCGACAATAGcagaagaagaaactcttgataGGAAACTCTTGATAGGTCGAAATATTTGTTTAGTCTAGCTTTTCTGGTTGTTTTCACTTTTTTATGGAATAGCAGTCAGGGGAAAACTTTGAAGCTGTGCTGGATTTCCAATGGTTTATCTGGTTCACATATAGAGAACCAACATATGTAGAAAGGGACTGTtgtattgtttgtttattttcgTTCTCTTCACTCTTAACATAGGCATGTAGGGATATGATTAGCCACCACCATGATGACTCATGACTAATCATCTCCCCTTTGGTTTGTAATTTTTGTTCCTCCTCCCTTTCTAAAGATATTTTACCACATCTACTGGGCTTCTTATATGTTCTTTACTATTCTGTGGGTTTTCTTTTTAACTGAAAGTGTAGATAATCTCTCATACTGACTATTCATATGAAGAATTAAATTAAAGGGCTCGTTTTGACCGTTAGAAGTTGGTAACCTGTTCCATTCCTTCTATTCTATCTCATCATATCACCAACTCCATCATCATTTTCAAATATATGGAATACATAAATATCTCCATCAACACATTACACTGATTAGTCTGATTTacaattctttaaaaaaaaggtaatttttttcaaattaaaactgTGGGTggattcaaaatataaatagtcATTGATTTCCAGGTAGGAGAATGGGACCTAATGGTGTGGTAAAGTCATTTATATCCTAGAGTTGTCTAAAACTATTATTGGAACCCTTTGATGTTATGAAATTTTGACCATGGATAAGCACCGTGATTTTTGTTAGTTGTGTAGCTGAGGTCAAGCCAACTTCACTTGTTTTTAAGGAGGCTTAGCTCATTTCGCCAAACACTATCCTGTGGAAGATGATATATTGATATTAGTTTCTATTCACAGCATTTTAGGTCTCGCTTTTTCTCTTTGTACTTTTTCAAAGCATCAAACGGTTAATCGAAGCAACACCTGGTTGATTTTTCCTTCTGCTTCCTTGCCGGAATATATGTTTAAGAGGAACTGCAAAATACTTCTTGAGTTTAGTTTTATTGTGAATATTTTACACAATCACTAGTTCACACGAAATCTACAGCTGAAAttcatctatgttttcttttcttttttcaggTACAAGTATCATTTTCCATTTCTTGACACTAAGGGTATTGTCACTATTGATGACAACTGTGTGGGTCCACTCTACAAGCACATTTTCCCACCTAAGCTTGCTCCTGGCCTTTCTTTCATTGGGCTACCTTGGAAGGTCTATATTTGCCATGCTCTCTGTTATATTCATTTGATTGCAGCAATTAATATATTGATAACACTTCTGCTAGGTTGTCCCGTTCCCACTGTGTGAACTTCAAAGCAAGTGGGTGGCCGGAGTTCTTTCTGGAAGGGTGACACTTCCAACACAAATAGAGATGATGGAAGACATCAAAGCTTTGTACTCAGAGATGGAAGTTAACGGACTGCCTAAGAGACATTTCCACAACATTGGGAATTATCAGGTAGTTCTCTATCCAGACAACCTTCCATTTTTTGGCAATTTATGAGAGCTACCTAATAGGGGCCGAGTGCTACCACTTTCATCAAACATATGACATCCTCAATTTTTGCAATTAGGCAtgtttcataattatatattgtgcCCGTGTCTGAGTTAATATGAACATTGCTGAGAACTTTCTGGATGCAAACTCGGCCGGTCATGAAATTAAGATCGTCTGTTATTGCATGAAGTAACTGCAGTGCCCATTTTTGCTGGCCCTGAGACTTTTTTAGTGTTATTTTGTTCCATTAAAATGGGTATGAGGTTGGTCTAGTCTCAGGGAGCccataataagattttttttggcTGATGTGCATGCTCGAGCTGATCTTGGTTAGGACATCTTTGGTTGTAGTTTGTTTTTCATCTTGCTTGGGAACTCCTTTGAAGAATATTTAGATCCAGATGAGAAAGTGATAATGAGTGATAGTTAGGGGGATCAAACTACTCATGTCAAAACGTTGCTATTTTCAACTTGCCAGAAGATTCAATGGCCAACCTTGTGAATTGCTGCCGTGGTAATTAGTATTTATGTGGGATGCTTCTATgtgattggatttttttatttttatttttattttattatttatatatatattgaatttgcAATGAGGAAGAATTTCTTTCTTCCCCATTTTGCAATTGATGTAGCTTTTAATCTAGCCGGGTGGTTGCTAGCCACTACATAATGTTATTACTGGTACAAGCTTCTTGCTCAGAGAGATAGATATGCTTTGATAACTGCTTGCAAAGAAATTGAAAAGATGCCCACGCGCGGACCTCCTGTTTTAAACATTTTAGCAAATTTTTTTGAACAAAATACCTGGTCTTGCAGTTTGAATATGACGATTGGTTGGCTACTGAATGCGGATATCCAGCAGTGGAAGAGTGGAGGAAATTGATGTACTCAGAATGTGGAAAGAACAAAATTGCCCGTCCAGAAAGCTATCGTGATGATTGGAATGATGATCATTTAGTTGCTCAAGCAATGGAggattttaagaaatttttgtaGCAACATTCTTCGAGTTTTCTGTTCATTGTGTCTTTGGGTGTCTTAATAATAGTTGTTGTGTCGTTATCTATAGCTTCTTGCTCTAAAATTATAGATTTAAtcatttatttgattgtttgatGATAGTAGTGCTGCTTTCAGGCAGGGAAAAAATAAGTTGCATTTGCTTctgtgtttattttaattttaattttaattttaatcttaatcttaaGGGTGGTTTGGTTGTCAGTAATAAGTGAAAtcacatataaataaaattatagtgtAATTGAAGATGCTATATTTTAACTTAATCACAGTCTGTATTACTctaattatctattattattatttaatatttttgtaaaaagtaatttaagtaaaattaattaattaatttaatatatttaaaaatatttaatatttttaaattttattattggaaaaaaattataattaaattttaaaaatatttactgtattaattatttttataatattttcaattataaaaatattttatgataaaattattttattatataaatattaaattataaaaatatcatatttatttaatttggttatttaaaaaattataattaatttttaaaaacaatgatattttcAATGAGTGACGCTATTTTTACTGAATAGAtttcccgaatgacgtggatggccaacttgtcatccatatcctcatccacgtcattaatttttttatataaatttcaaaatttaaaccttaaaaatctttaaattcttaaaattaaaaaaaattataaaactatatttaaaatcttaaacccaaatactgCAAAATCTATaccataaaaatctaaaaagtaaaaacgtaaaccataaataataaatcctagaccctaaaccctaaatcctaagccataaaccctaaactctaaaatGGAAAACACAGTTTTCGA
This window harbors:
- the LOC120259480 gene encoding flavin-containing monooxygenase FMO GS-OX-like 5, encoding MVSRHFVAICGDSSDRNCCGTTGRDSVPAAHQMLSSLIPRLLPPSVPSSAPRTLRSVAIIGAGAAGLAAARELRREGHGVVVFERGAEVGGTWIYNPTVESDPVGLDPERHVIHSSLYASLRTNLPREVMGFLDYPFVVRKNSEDFRRFPGHREVLRYLKDFARDFDLCGMIRLETEVVRLAIEGDGRWSVRSRKVGKDLDGGDHYEEEIYDGVVVCNGHYTEPRIAHIPGIDAWPGQQIHSHNYRVPCPFYDQVVVLIGSAASAHDISRDIAGVAKEVHVAARSAPAGTLVKQPGYDNMWLHSMIESAHEDGTLVFQDGSSAHADVIMHCTGYKYHFPFLDTKGIVTIDDNCVGPLYKHIFPPKLAPGLSFIGLPWKVVPFPLCELQSKWVAGVLSGRVTLPTQIEMMEDIKALYSEMEVNGLPKRHFHNIGNYQFEYDDWLATECGYPAVEEWRKLMYSECGKNKIARPESYRDDWNDDHLVAQAMEDFKKFL